The Coffea arabica cultivar ET-39 chromosome 9c, Coffea Arabica ET-39 HiFi, whole genome shotgun sequence nucleotide sequence TCGTTAGTATGATATCCCTCCGATTCAAAATTTCTCACTCATAATTTCTGTAGTACAGGAGTCATTTAAAAATCATTAATAATTTCAGATCTATACAGTcttggacttcttttgtttctttaattTATCGACTTAAATTATAGGATATTGGTTGTGAAATTGGATCAAATATATTAGCCTATGTCGTTGTTGTGAAAAAAGTTGCCCAAATATAATTCGCCAGAATTTGGATTTCATGATTAACTTTTAATAATTTCTAATAATCAGGTTCAACTTTTGGGTTTGGAAATTAATTCCCCAATCAGAGTAATTATGCTGCACTTAAGCATATTCGATACTGCCAAATTGCTTATATGATGAATTCCTTGCTGCTGGTACAACTTTGATTATGTCGTTCTCATTTCGCTTATTATTTATCTGATTTTACGGTGGCTTCAATATGGCTGAGTAAACAGGTTAGGGATTTGATTTGCCATACCTACTAGAATCTCCATCTTCCATGCTTGTTCATACATTTCCCAAGATTCTGTAATCCATTTATCATGTCACATAAACATTTGGACTAGTTTATCATTCGGTTAGATACCAAATACAGTTCAAAAGTTTCTGATGCATGGTTTTGCTACGGTGAACTAAGTAAACCCAATGACAGTCCAAATGTTATGAAGTGTCTTAATAATCACAGCCCTGAAAATGTCATACAACCAGCTACATTACTAGAAGTCTAATTTATAGCTTATATAACAAGAGTTTTGCCAAACCTTGCATCTATAGTCAGCCATATTAAGAAATACAGTAGGACCACATACATGCCCCAACAGATTTCAATTATACACTAATAGACTTTTTGGTATTGGAAACCCAGTTGTTGTAGCAACTCCACATTTATGTCGTCTGACATTTCTCAAATACTACCTCTAAACTAATGCAGTCAATCTACCAGCCGCAAGAATTTGAATTTGCTGATTTATGATCTGGTCTGAGGTCCGTGCATGTCATGACCTTTTGACAGTGATAGAGCACCAGTAAATGCTCAACAAGTGGAGGAGATCACTGTCCGGTCCAAATACTCCGCCCGTCTTTCCGAAGCTTCATCTGTCCACTCCGTCACAAACTCGAACGACTACATCCAGTTCCTTGTCAACTACTTCAGAGtaagttttttaattattaaacaaaaaaccTATGCAGTCACATCAGGGGATTCATCTATCTCAACTAAAAATTTGTTTTGCTGCCAAGTTCATTTCCTGTGTACTTATATTTGGCATGCATATGACATTTATTGGCTGCCCATGCTAGTTTAATTCAATAAGTAAGCATACTTATGGGGTATGTGACCATGAATGCAGGTCAATCCTGGACTATATCTGATTTTCATAGTAATCGTAATCTGATTTTAGCAGCCTTTTCTTAGACTATCACTTTGTCCCAATTAAAAACATCGTTAGTACTTCGCTATATGAATTTAGGGGGTGCAAATGCCTGCTAAACCAGGTTTGATGAGCCAAACTAACACAAACGAGTGCCTTTGCCAATTTCTGCTTTCTTGGCTGCCAACGCTTGATCCATCCACATTCTAATAATTGTTAAAGTTGCCTATCTGTTGTAATCTGATTCTTCTTCCAGCACTTCAGATTTTTATTAATGCTTACCGTCGTTTTGGTTCCTCATTTAGATGCCACATGACCCCAACGCTGCGAAGGCCCATTGGGATGCAAATATGGAGATTCATTTCTGTATGACATTCGTCGAGTGGAAAAGGAGTGGGGAATGGAATCCAAACGTTTCATCTGAGGCCAATTGGATGAAGCTTGTTGCGCATCTGAATTCGCAGTGGGGGAAGCAGTACGCATGGAGTGTGTACCATTCTAAATTCGGACGAGAGAAGAGGATTTGGCGTGCCTTTGCCAAGTTAAAGGGTCTGCGCCAATCTGCCGAAATTGGTATTGGTTGGGACGAGAATAGGAGGTGCTTCTTGGCTAAAGAGTCTCAATGGAACAATTTTTGCCCGGTATTTTTTCCATTCGACCTTGTAATTCATTTCTAGCTATTTAAATGGTGTTTCACATATCTAAATTCCATATGCCACTTCTTGGTGATGTCTTTTTCCTGTTTCTTGGCTGTTAAAATATACCATTTTCCTGCATAGAGGAAACCAAAAATTATAATTGTAATAACTCCTTATCAAATTTTTATTCTAACAGCAGTCAAACCAAGTTCGAGTCATTCAGCTTTGACATTATCAGGACATGAATATAATCTGCCATTTGTTCTTAATTTCTGCCATCCTTGCTATAGCCTTTGTGTTTAGCTCTGTATGCATGCACATTCAGGAGGGgctgcaatttttaagatatggATATAGGACATTAAGGGGGGCTACATTAAGAGGGGCTGATTTCTGTCCTCCGGGGGAGGGAAGTCACAAATGTTATGAACAATTGTCCAAAAGGAGAGCATATATGGAATCTTTTATTAGTTTTTGTCCTTGCACAAGCTTTTTTAATCGTATGTCAATATTCAATTTGTCTTAACCTTCCTTGGTTTGTCTTTGAAACAGGAGACTAATGATTATAGGTACTTCAGATTCGGGCAATGCATCGACAAATGTGCAATCCTGCACGAGATCTTAGAAACAGAAACCACCACAGGGAGTCAAGCTCAAGCCTCTTCAATTCCGCCTTCAGTTTACAATCCACGCAAGCGAGCTGGGCATAGTCGTGGGCAGACTTTCACTTCGCCCGTTGGTGATGATATGTACAACGTGGGCATGGATGGGGATTTCAACGAGGAATCTCCAGTTGTGGGAGTGAAGCGAGGTTCGAGCAGTCAAGGGGCGACAACCTCGCTCCCAATTGCATCCCGGGGAAGCAAGCCAAGTCGAAGTACCAACGATCCATTCGTCGAGTGTGCCAACTCCCTCTCCTCCCTAGCGAATTCTAAATTACACATCAAGGGTTGCCGAGCATCTGATAAGGAGAAATTTGATGTCGATATGGCAGTGCAGGTCGTTGAATCATTTGGACCATCGCTCGATAAAGGGGCTAAGCTTGCTGCAGTGCACTCCAGGACGACAAGTGGCGGAAGACGTTCCTTAGTCTCAGTCGCCAGGTGCAAGAGTTCTGGTTGTACTCTTTGGAGAGTGCACCTCAGCGGGGACCCGATGGAAAGTAGTCGAGACTTGGGATTGTTTCTTGGGTTCTCAATTTGTAAGACATTGAGTTGGGACTTTTACTTCCTTTGTATGAGACTTTAAAACTAGTGCCTTGCCCAAGCTTGTAGCAATAATTACTCGCTCTATCCTTTATGTTTCCAGAAGTTATTTAGACAGCCCTGTTTGGTTTAAAACTTTGGCTTTGTAACTGGACGTGATTGGACGTGATAGTACTAGCTGTATATTATGGTTAATGTTGGAGGTTTTTAATTGCATTAGTTCATTTGGTTTTAATAGCTCTGTGATATGGCCATCGATATGCGATTTCTTGCCGCGTGAGAAAATAAGCATAAATAGAAATTTGTTGGCTGGAGCATCTTTAGGGCCAATGCGGTTTTAGCCTTTGCCAAGTTTTGGGAAGTCCGTACTAGTGAAATTGAGAATGTGTAGCACATGTTCAGTTTTGAGTCCGAAATAGTTCGGCAGGAGCTAAATTTCAACCCTAATGTCCACGAAATCTTTAGCTATTTCAGATTTTTTTGGCAAGGGAAACTAATCAAATTCATTtgtaaattaaatttgaaaaactaatcaaattcTCTTCAGCTCATGTGTCCGTTAAAATTAAAGTTGAAAAAACATAAGCAAAATGTAGCTAATTCTAAACTGTAAAAGCAAGTCGAAAAAATTCGTTGAATACCTAAATAACTAGAAAGGAGGAGGAAAATTTTAATCTAATTCAATCAATATTAGTTAGAGCACCCAAATCAACAGTTGATCCAATGCAAATTGTCCCTTCAATTTTTCCCTTATGTTAATTATTCTTATTGGTCTGGTGATGTCCTAGagaaatttaattaaataaacatgtaaacacACGGGACTAATTCCGTcaattaatctaaatttacttcAAATTTTACCGGCCAACtggatattttatttttttcactcCAAAACTGCTTCAAATTGCACGAACTATTTAATAGCAGGGACTACATTAGAAATAAAAAGCACACAGTGCTAGCTTATACAGAGGCCAATAATTGTAGATCAGCAAAATTAGTTGACAATAAAATGAAATAGACAACCAGGAATCACGTGCCTACTTCGAGTAATGCATAGGTAAAAGGCGATAAAAGCTTCCGATTAATAAAAGGTCCTAGATACATCATAATGTGTAGACTTTCGGTCTTATAAGGCTAAGTATCGGCtacacaaaagtcaaaaggtagATTCATTtctcatcaatttggtcccctAAACAGTTATTATTGGGTGTTTCATGAACATCTATGGTAGACAGCAGCTATATTAACCTGGTGATATGCAGACCTCGTGAACCTTTATGCACATGAAAGCTACATTCGAAAGATCTCAAATTTTGACAGAGACTTGGCATGCTCAGACAGGTACTGTGGGATTCGGAAAAAGTATTCTCAGTGGACGTTATCGTAACTATTCAAATATGTTGGCCAAAAAAAGGAAGCGAGCATGCAGAGGTAAAAGGTGTTTACCGTCAATTCGTAATGGAATCCAAAGACGATTTCTTGTGAGCTAGTAATAATGGTAGTAACTGTTATTGACGCGAACACCTCCAATGTTGTCTTCCCTTTTTACATGGCCTATAAAACGCGTATCTCAAGACTCGCTATATATTTCATATGAACATACAAACAAGGAAGAGAGTAAAACGAGAATTGGTGAGCGCACTTCGACGACAGCTCGATTTTAGCAACTCTAGTCGGACAAAGCACCCTACTCTAAATTGTTTTCAACATAACATACAATGCATCGAAGGTTTTCGTCGTCGTCACGTGCTTTGCAGCGTTATTGTTCATTTCTTTTTGGTCGTCGTCACGTGCTActaaaagcatttttttttttttgcaatgcgCGGGTTATTGGCTTAGGGTTAGCTACACAAAACATATTTCCAAAACCTCTCCGCCGCCGCTTCTCCTCTCCTTGCTTTCCTCTTACCTTTCCTTTCCAAGACAAGATTATAATGCCAAAATTTCCAGTCAGTTGAAATACCTGTCTCCATCCACTTTGaaccttccttccttccttgtgaattttcttttttttttttgggaggggaGGGGGGTGGAGGTTCAATCTCCATCATCACTTTCTTTCTGTCCTCAAACCTCCTGCTATGTAGGCTGTAATTTACTTTCATGAACAATTACAGTTCAGACACATGAAGATCTTGTTGAGAATAGTGGTTAATTGAGTTTTGTGTAATCTGCTGGAGATATTATAGGTATGTAGTTGTAACTGGAGCCAATAAGGGGATCGGCCTGGAGACTGTCCGGCAGCTTGCAACTGCAGGTGTAACTGTCATTTTTAATGGCTAGGAACGAGAACAGGGGGAAGGAGGCAACTTCGAAGCTACACCAATCAGGTTTATCAAATGTAGTCTTCCATCAGCTTGATGTTCTAGACACAGAGAGCATAAAATCATTGGCGAAATTCATGGAAACAGAATTTGGAAGACTTGACATTTTGGTAAGAATAATATTTTGCAGAATAACATAAAATAATGTGCTACCATTGATTTGACAACCTGAGTAGGATCTAGATTGCAAGGAAATACGGATACAAAAACTTGTCAGCTTTGGCCTGTTTACATTGACCAATTGGTCATTTGACATCTGcaggtaaataatgcaggagCTTCAGGAGTTGTCGTTGATGAAGATGGCCCACGGGCCTTAAACGTGGATCCTGCAAACTGGGTATGAATAGATTCCATCGTGGGAGCTTTAT carries:
- the LOC140014385 gene encoding uncharacterized protein, producing the protein MPHDPNAAKAHWDANMEIHFCMTFVEWKRSGEWNPNVSSEANWMKLVAHLNSQWGKQYAWSVYHSKFGREKRIWRAFAKLKGLRQSAEIGIGWDENRRCFLAKESQWNNFCPETNDYRYFRFGQCIDKCAILHEILETETTTGSQAQASSIPPSVYNPRKRAGHSRGQTFTSPVGDDMYNVGMDGDFNEESPVVGVKRGSSSQGATTSLPIASRGSKPSRSTNDPFVECANSLSSLANSKLHIKGCRASDKEKFDVDMAVQVVESFGPSLDKGAKLAAVHSRTTSGGRRSLVSVARCKSSGCTLWRVHLSGDPMESSRDLGLFLGFSICKTLSWDFYFLCMRL
- the LOC140014438 gene encoding (+)-neomenthol dehydrogenase-like isoform X2 — encoded protein: MARNENRGKEATSKLHQSGLSNVVFHQLDVLDTESIKSLAKFMETEFGRLDILVNNAGASGVVVDEDGPRALNVDPANWGSLLTLYKTLSKLFHWFNVRLQEQG
- the LOC140014438 gene encoding (+)-neomenthol dehydrogenase-like isoform X1 — translated: MARNENRGKEATSKLHQSGLSNVVFHQLDVLDTESIKSLAKFMETEFGRLDILVNNAGASGVVVDEDGPRALNVDPANWQGSLLTLYKTLSKLFHWFNVRLQEQG